The following are encoded in a window of Vespula pensylvanica isolate Volc-1 chromosome 2, ASM1446617v1, whole genome shotgun sequence genomic DNA:
- the LOC122627359 gene encoding complexin isoform X2: MDILGAVGGEGGDEDDKEKEEEAERERQEAIREAEERRKEKHRKMEEEREKMRQEIRDKYNIKKREEVQEMPQEEPNPLMRKKKTPEELAAEAEAEDEDELTKLKNVIETHVMDIKTQIESKCSLQ, translated from the exons gAGCGGTCGGTGGCGAAGGAGGAGACGAAGATGacaaggagaaggaggaggaggccgAGAGGGAAAGGCAAGAAGCCATCAGGGAGGCTgaggagaggaggaaagagaaacatcgcaagatggaagaagaacgagagaagatgCGACAGGAGATCAGAGACAAG TATAACATAAAGAAGCGAGAAGAGGTCCAAGAAATGCCGCAGGAAGAGCCGAATCCTTtgatgcgaaagaaaaagacgccAGAGGAATTGGCGGCCGAGGCTGAAgccgaggacgaggacgagttAACGA AACTGAAAAACGTGATAGAGACGCACGTAATGGACATCAAAACGCAAATCGAAAGTAAGTGCAGCCTCCAATGA